The genomic DNA ctacttttgaccacatccctatgagccctggtcaaaatgaatgcactatgtagggaataggatgccatttgggatgcaacccatgTAACCAAATAATTCTAAGCAAATACATAGATATATGCTCTTTGCATCATTCAATGTTAATCAGGGAACAGAGCACTATTTTATGATCCAGAATTCTAGTCCTATTGATCTGTAAATTCKTCTTCTTATACATTTGTTTGTAATGGTTGCTCCCATTCTGTTCAGGTGAGCAAGATGAATCTGAGTGCCGGAGCTACCTGACCAAGATCAAGGACCTGTGTCTGAAGCTGGAGGGCTGTGAGACTCGCACCGTCGCACATCTGCGACAGCCCGTGGACAAGGAGCCGCTCAAGGCTTGCGCCCAGAGGACCGCTGAGCAGAAGGTACRYCAGTGACGTCACCCCTCYGTGacattgttttgtctagtttattaggatccccattagctgttgcacatgctgcagctagtcttcctggggtccacacaaaatacaaaatacatgacACAGTGCATGACAGTTACAGACAAGAACAACACAAAGACAATACAACATAACATTACAGGGGCACCTTGGGAGTTTTATCACTATGGGTCTAACGGCAATGGAGGAAGAGACATTTGCTGTTGTAGCTGTTTCTCAACCCAGTATCTATGTCATTTAGACTCAGGGGTAGCCAGGCCACTGGTAAACGGTTACCATYAATCACGCATCCAATCCCAAAGTAAACCGAGTTAATGGTAGATCTGTAATGAAGTTTGAGCCCAAATTAGATAACATGCCTATTTGAAACAGAGCCAGGTCAAATTCAACATGGGGTTATTGTTTAAGGAAGCGATTTAAAGTTCTTGTGTGTCAAGTAAATTAAGTTAGACAGTAGAAGAGACAAAGTAACATTTTTAGATCAGTCGTGCTGTTTAAGTATGTTCCATCTGCTCGTTTCCGATCGTAAGACGTTTCAGAAGATCTTTGTGTCCCTGTTTCACTTTACAGTATATCGCTGGTTAGCTTGTTAACAACTCCATGACTGCTTGGAAGCCCAGATGGAATAGCCAGTTATGGTTCATTATTCCCCTTTCTGCTCATAGAAAGTCCAGTCAGAGTTGGAGGGCTTGAAGAAAGACCTGACCAATGTGgctgaggagacagaggaggtgcTGGCATCTCCTCAGCAGTCCAGCTCCGCCCCAGTACTGCGCTCTGAGCTGGATATTACGCTGAAGAAGATGGAGCACATCTACAGCCTGTCCTCCGTGTACCTGGACAAGTGAGTCCCTCGCTGACTCTGATTGTTACCATATCCAAAAACCCATAGGACCAATAAGTAACATAAATAGTAGATCTGAGTCATGTTacacacacagctaacactaTACACCATTGCTTGTCCAGACTGAAGACCATCGACATAGTGATCCGCAGCACAAAGGGAGCAGAGGACACCCTCAAAAAGTACGAAGCCCGTTTACGAGACGTCAACAAGATGCCAACAGACGAAAAAGAGGTGGAGAAGTACCACGCCCAGCTAAAGGTAGAATTAACTGTATTCTATCCGTTGGTGTATAGACAATGCTTTTATATGGACTGGTTATCCGACAGTAACTTAATGATTTCTATGCATTTGTAgtgatgttcctctctctccctctttctttctctatctctctcgttctctctctttctctctttctcgctctccctctctctttttctctctctctctctMTGTCTCCRTCTTTCACTCTGGRAGACAATGCGTGGCGAGGCAGAGGATGACCAGAAGACATTCGACAATCTCCAGGTGGAACTGAAGAAGGCGTCGGCCGTGAATGAGCGGATTAAGCTGGTCCACAGCGAGCACAACACCGAGCTGGAACACTACCGCCAACTAGTGGCCGGGCTAGAGGAGCGCTGGCAGGTCGTGTTTGCCCAGATAGACCTGCGCCAACAGGAACTGGACTTGCTGGGGAGGCAGATGTGCGCCTACCACGAGAGCTATGACTGGCTCATCAGATGGCTCGGTGATGCCAAGCAAAGGCAGGTGAAGATCCAGGCCGTGCCCATCGGCGACAGCAAGGCCCTTATGCAACAGTTGGCYCAGGAGAAGGTACTGTACGACTAATAATAYMATTTGATTGYATTTATATAGTGCTTTTCTACCTAGATGCTCAAAGCGCTTTACYTAGTAaagggggaaactcacctcatccaccaccaatgtgagGCACCCAGGACAAGGTAGCAGGAGGCTTCCATTACAAATAGTGGAGATGAAGCTTCTTTGCTCAATGATGGAATATAATGTTACATTATCATGACAGTCAGTGTTCCAATCTTTTATCATTGCAGAAACTCCTAGAAGAGATCGAGAAGAACAAAGATAAGGTTGAGGAGTGTCAAAAACATGCAAGAGCATATATCGATGCGGTCAAGGTGCGTATGCAAATCACTTAAAACAAGATCATGCATATGGAGATTTGTTGRATCAGTAAAATTATTATATTATGTCCATGTGTTTCCCCCAGGACTATGAGCTTCAGGTGGTGACGTACAAAGCTCTGGTGGAGCCCCTGGCTTCGCCCCTTAGGAAAACCAAAATGGAGTGTGCATCTGACAATATCATCCAAGAGGTAGGTCATATAGACAAGATGGGGaatttatttaatattattttacAGCTACAGTAGCTTTAAAGTTGTTAACAATTATATGGGATTACTAAACATCTGGAGTTGTCTTTCAGTATGTGACGCTAAGAACCCGCTACAGTGAGCTGATGACTCTGACCAGCCAGTACATCAAGTTTATCACAGAGACACAGCGCCGCCTTGAGGACGAGGAGGTAATTGAGTGACACATTGAAGACAGGCAGCAGCTCCCGACAACTTGAATTAAACCCACTAACCATGATAACAATAGCCTGGTCCAAGGTCTGTTTGTGCGCACATGTCAACTATTTAGATGTTTGGCATGTGTCAAGGAGTGACATGATGACACAAACAGACTTGAATACCCAGGCGATAACAACAGTTACGATAAAACACTCTATGTATTAATTAAAGGGTTCAAAATATTTTAGCTGATGTGGTCTATGAGGGAAGTAATTKGTTTTAGTGTAGCTCATCGCAGTATGGAAAGTGAGTAATAAAAAGAGTAATTAAAAATTCTGGTGCTGCAGCACATCCCATTGGATGTGGATGTGTAACCGGTCTTTAAATTACACTTGCAAGTTACTTTTGCTACAGTATCCGCTCAAATCTGAAGCAAACATCAGGCTCCCCATTCAACCCCAGCCTTTTCTTCTGCAATTGAATTTGTTATTTCTCTCTTGAAACAAAATATTTCTGCACACTCCATTTTCTCTGATCTGGTGATTAGGACTCTGCGGTCTGACTAACTACCACCTCAGAATGATTATTTCAAATGACAAGTTTTGTTTMCCCCTTTTCTAACCTAACTCAATCTAAGCATACTCTCTATGGGTAATATACTCtttgaaaattattatttttctgcTTCTGTCCTTTCAGGTTTATTTCCAATTTTTAAACGTGATGGATTTAAtttgtaaaagataatacaatctTAGTCCAAGGTAAAGTTGAAGAGTAGTAGCCAAGTCAGTACATTGAAAAGTGTTATTTGATTGATTGGTATTTTATACCTAATTGGCATGATACCATTCAAGATCCCAATTGTGTTGTGAAGTAATGTCTCATTATGTGTGCCATACATTAAGTAAATGTGACAAGACATGCGTGATTATTTCCCTAAAGCAAATAACAAACATTTCTCTCCCTAGATAACAAATGTTTATTCATTTGAAGTAATGTTTTGTTCATGTATTTACATCTACAatggggtctgaaatgattgacagccttgataaagatgagccgaaattactgtataaaatacatcattcaaatactgagctatattgtatgttcAAAAACATTGGAACttaaagaaaatttaaaaaaattaaatcagTTTTGCTCATCTATCATGGGTGTCAATcatacctacctacatgtacttaaACGTTTGACTTTTTTTGAGTAATTCAATCAACTCAAACATTTATATTCTAACACTGTAATACTTAACATTGTTTTTCCCTTTACTTTTTGCTTCCACTAATACAGAAAGCTACTGAAATActaaagaaggaggagagaaaaaagttgTCTGAGATGCAGGCGGAATTAGACAAACAAAGACAGTTAGCTGAGGCACACGCAAAAGCTATCGCTAAAGCCGAACAAGAAGCCCAAGAGCTCAAGTTGAAAATGAAAGAAGAGGTCAGCAGGAGGGAGGTTGTAAAAGTAGATTCTGAGAAACAGAAGCACAACATACAGCAGCAGCTGCACGAACTCAAGAATCTGTCAGAGCAAGAGATCCAATCCAAGAGCCAGCAGGTTGAGGAGGCACTGTATAGTCACACCAAGATAGAAGAGGAGATCCACATCATCAGAATCCAATTAGAGACCACCATAAAGCAGAAGGCCACAGCTGAGGCCCAAGTTCAGCAGCTCAGGGACATGGCTGCCGAGGCTGAGAGACTGCGGAAAGTTACtcaggaggaggcagagaagcTTCGCAAGCAGGTGAATGAAGAGACTCAGAAAAAGCGCAACGCGGAGGAGGAGCTGAAACACAGAGCAGAGGCAGAACAAGAGGCTGCCAAGCAAAAGCAGAAGGCCCTGGATGAGGTGCAGAAGTTCAAGATGCAAGCTGAAGAGGCAGAGAGGCGCATGAAACAGGCAGAGGAGGAAAAGCAGAGGCAGGTCATGGTTGCAGAGGAGGTGGCACAGAAGAGTGCCGCCACCGAGCTGCAAACCAAACGCATGTCCTTTAACGAGAAGGCAGTAAAGCTCGAGGCATCACTGAAACAAGAACAGGACACTGTTATTCAGTTGCAGGAACAGGCAGAGCGCCTCAAGAAGCAACAAGAGGAAGCCAACAAAGCCAGGGAGGAAGCAGAGAAGGAGCTTGAGAAGTGGAGGCAAAAAGCCAATGAGGCACTCCGTTTGAGACTCCAGGCTGAGGAAGATGCCCATAAGAAGAGCCAGGCTCAGGAGGAAGCagagaagcagaaagagaaagCTCAGCAAGAGGCAAAGAAAAGGGCTAAGGCTGAAGAGGCTGCTCTTAAGCAAAAGGAAATGGCAGAGAAGGAGCTGGAGAAACAGAGGAAATTGGCAGAGGGAATGGCCCAGCAGAAACTCTCTGCAGAGCAAGAGCTAATTCGCCTAAGGGCTGACTTTGACCATGGTAAGCAACAGAGATCTCTATTGGATGAAGAGCTCCAGCGCCTGAAAAATGAGGTGAATGCTGCTGTAAAACAAAGGAAAGAGCTAGAAGACGAACTGGCCAAAGTAAGATGCGAAATGGAAGTTCTTCTTCAGATGAAGTCCAAAGCTGAGAAGGAGACCATGTCTACAACAGAGAAAAGCAGAAATCTCCTTGAGTCTGAGGCATCGAAAATGAGGCAACTAGCTGAAGAGGCAACTAAGCTGAGATCAATTGCTGAAGACGCAAAGAAGCAGAGGCAGGTAGCAGAGGATGAGGCAGCTCGGCAAAGAGGAGAGGCTGAGAAGATACTCAAGGAAAAACTGGCAGCCATTAATGAAGCAACTTGTCTGAAAACTGAAGCTGAGATTGCCCTGAAGGATAAAGAGGCAGAAAATGAGCGACTTAGGAGAAAAGCCGAAGATGAGGCTTATCAGAGAAAGATCCTGGAAGACCAAGCCAAACAGCACAAGCAAGACATTGATGAAAAGATCACCCAGCTTAAGAAAACTTCTGATTCTGAATTGGAGAGGCAGAAGAAGATTGTAGAGGAAACTCTTAAGCAGAGGAGGGTGGTCGAAGAGGAGATTCGCATACTAAAACTAAACTTTGAGGAGGCATCAACAGGCAAGTTGGATCTTGAGTTGGAGTTGAACAAGCTTAAAGGCATTGCAGAGGAGACACATAAGAACAAAGTCAAGGCTGAGGAAGAATCAGAGAAACTCAGAAAGCATGCTTTAGAGGAGGAGAACAAAAGGAAGCAAGCTGAAGAGAAAGTAAAAAAGATCACTGCAGCAGAGGAAGAGGCAGCGCGACAATGCCAGGCAGCTCAGAAAGAAGTTGAGCGCCTCAAAAAGATTGCTGCTGATGCTAACAAGCAAAAGGAGGATGCTGacaaagaaacagagaaacagattaGTCTAGCCAYAGAGGCTGCACAGAAATGTAGTGCTGCAGAAAAGAGAGCACAGGCTGTTCTGGTCAAGCAGAAAGAGGACAATCTTTCCCAGGGCAAGCTCAAAGAGGAGTTTGACAAGGCTAAGAATCTTGTACAAGAAGCTGAGAAGGCAAAGGAGAAAGCTGAGAAAGAGGCTGCTTTACTCCGTCAAAAAGCAGAGGATGCTGAGAAACAGAAGAAAGCAGCTGAAGCTGAGGCTGCCAAACAGGCCAAGGCTCAGGGGGATGCTGAGAGACTGAGGATGGAAGCAGAGCAGGAGGCTGCAAAGCAAGCAGAAGCTGAGGCTGCTGCTCTGAAACAGAAACAGCAGGCAGATGCAGAGATGGCCAAGCACAAAAAGCTAGCTGAACAAACAGTGAAGCAGAAGAAACAAgttgagcaggagctgagaaagGTGAAACTGCGACTGGATGAGACCGATAAGCAGAAATCTGTTTTGGATGAAGAGCTTCAGCGCCAGAAGGATGAAGTTAGCAATGCTGTCAAGCAGAAAGCTCAAGTGGAGGATGAGCTATTCAAGATCAAGGTCCAGATGGAAGAGCTGGTCAAACTTAAGCTTAGAATTGAGAATGAAAACCAGCGTCTCATGAGTAAAGACAAAGATAATTCTCAGAAATTCCTGGAAGAGGAAGCTGAGAACATGAAGAAGCTTGCGGAGGATGCMGCCAGGCTAAGCTTAGAAGCTCAGGAGGCAGCCCGAGAGAGACAGATTACAGAGTCCAAGCTTGAAGAACAGAGGGCTCTTGCTGACAAAATGCTGAAGGAGAAAATGCAAGCTATCCAAGAAGCAACTAAACTGAAAGCTGAGGCAGAGAATCTCCAGAAACAAAAGGACAAGGCTCAGAAGCAGGCCCAAAAACTGCTGGAGGACAAGCAGCAGATGCAGCAACGTtttgaagaggagacagagggcttCCAAAAATCCCTAGAGGCTGAGCGCAAGAGGCAGCATGAAGCGACGGTGGAGGCAGAGAAACTGAAGCTTAGGGTGACACAGCTTAGTGATGCTCAGTCTAAAGCAGAAGAGGAGGCCAAGAAATTCAAGAAACAAGCAGATGAGATCAGGGTTCGTCTCCAAGAGAAAGAGCAACATGCTTCAGAAAAAGTCATTGTCGAGAAACTGGAGGTGCAGAGATTACAGAGCAGCAAAGAGTCTGAAGACCTACGCAAAGCCATAGCTGACCTTCAGAAAGAAAATGAGAAATTACAAAAAGAGGCTGCAGATCTACAGAACACGTCGAAAGAGGTATTGCAGAATGTGAAATAATCCTGTGAAATAACAAGTGCAAAACCCCTTTGCAAATATCCGTAACCTTCTCAAAAGCACTAACACATAGGGGAGGTCCAAAGTTACTATTCATGTGAATTGCAGAGACTGTCAACAATACTAAGTGTCCAGAAATTTCTCATGAATTACCAAATGTTGCTGCATTTTGTAAATCCAATTATGTTTTCTAGCAAATGTTCATAATTGCATTTCAAAATMAAACCGATTTCAAATCAATTTCCAATCATAGAATACAGAATACAGTTATATGCTGTATATACAAATACCatttatatgtaaatatattgatTATATTATTTAGCCGTTATAATCAGTGTAATAGAATGTTAAGACCATGTGAAAAAGGGTTGTTTGGAGTTGTATTAATTGTGTCTTTTTTTTTRTTTCTCCAAATTAGATGGCCAATGCCCAACAGGAACAAATTAAAAAGGAAAAGGTCGTTCTTGAGCAGACTTTCCTGACAGAAAAACAATTGTTGTTGAAAAAAGAAAAGCTCATTGAAGAAGAGAAAAATAAGCTTGAGAAACAGTTTGAGGATGAGGTTAAGAAGGCCAAAGATCTCAGAGACGAGCAGGATCGTCAAAGGAAGCAGATGgaacaggagaagaagaaacTCCACGCTACCTTGGATGCCGCTGTTAAAAGGCAGAAGGATGCCGAGGAGGAGATGTGCAACAAGCAGAAAGAGATGCAGGATCTTGAAAAGAAGAGGCTTGAACAAGATAAATTGTTGGGTGAGGAGAATGAAAKGCTTCGAGAGAAGCTGCAGCAACTTTctacattaaaaaaatctgcAACATCCCACACTAAAGAAATGGAGATGCAAACGGATGAGGTCCCTGAAGATCAGCTAATTGCAATGACAATGGTGGGAACTACAAAGAAAGTATTCGATGGGTCTGCAGTAGTAGATGGTgagaagaaaaacaaagaatTACCATTTTCTTTTGATGGGATTAGGGAGAAGGTACCTGCCAGCAGGCTCCATGACATTGGTATACTGAACAAGAAGGACTTTGATAAGCTGAAAAAAGGCAAAACCACAGTGAAAGACCTGAGCAAGactgagaaagtgaaaacatgtctCAAAGGCAAGAATAGTGTTGGCGGAGTCTTGACCCCAGCCAAGCAGAAAATMAGTGTGTATCAGGCCATGAAAGAGAATAAACTTTCTCCTGGTGCTGCCACAATGCTRCTTGAAGCTCAGGCAGCATCTGGGTACKTCATRGATCCAGTGAAAAACAGAATGCTCWCTGTGGATGAAGCTGTAAAGGAGGAATTAATAGGTCCAGAACTCCATAACAAAATGCTTTCTGCAGAAAAAGCAGCTACTGGTTACAAAGATCCTTATACTGGAGACACAATCTCACTCTTTGAGGCCATGAAAAAAGGTCTGATTGAACAAGACCAGGCCTTTAGACTTCTGGATGCTCAGATTGCAACTGGTGGAATAATTGACCCTGTCAATAGTCACCGTGTACCTCTCCAGACAGCCTATAAGCAGGGCCAATTGGATGCTGAGATGAGCAAAACTCTATCAAACCCTACTGATGACTCAAAGTTATTCATTGACCCAAGCTCTCAGGAGCGCCTCACTTATCAGCAACTATTGGAGAAATGCATCCCAGATGCAGAGACAGGCCTACTTATGTTACCAATCACAGAGAAAGCTACACAAAGTGACAAGACCTATACAACTGAAGAAACTAAAGATGTACTCACTAAAGCGAATATCTCTGTACCATTTGGAAGATTCCAAGGAAAGACTGTGACCATTTGGGAAATCATTAACTCAGAGTATTTCACAGAGGCACAGAGGAAGGATCTGATTCGCCAGTACAAGACCGGAAAAATTACTGTGGAAAAAATTATCAAAATTGTAATTAGCGTCGTGGAAGacaaagagaagaggaaggaaattGTGTTTGACGGTCTGAGGATTCCTGTCACTGCAGCTGAACTTCTAGAATCGAAGATCCTCAATAAAGACCTGTTCAACCAATTGCATAATGGTAAAACAACTGTCAAAGAAATCTCTGAGATGGAGCCTGTTAAGAAAGCCTTAAGGGGAACACATAGCATTGCTGGAGTGATCGTTGAGTCAACAAATGAGAAAATACCATTCTATCAAGCTGTAAAGGAACAGATGCTCTCTCCCGAGACTGCGTTGTCTCTTCTTGAGGCTCAAGCTGGGACTGGATTTGTAATTGACCCTGTCAAAAATCAGAAGCTCACTGTGGATGAGGCTGTTAAATCAGGTCTTGTTGGCCCAGAGATGCATGAAATACTTATGTCTGCAGAGAGAGCTGTTAATGGGTACAAAGATCCCTACACTGGAAAGAATCTATCCCTATTTGAGGCAATGTTGAAAGACCTCATTAAGAAAGACCAGGGTATCCGTCTGCTAGAGGCTCAGCTTGCAACTGGAGGTATAATTGATCCAGTTAAAAGTTATCACATCCCACATGATGTTGCCTGCAAACGTGGATATTTTAACGATGAAACAAACAAGACCTTGAGCAACAACACTGATGAAACTAAAGTCTTCTTTGATCCTAACATGTGGGAGAATGCATCTTATGTACAACTCATGAAAAAATGTGTCACAGACAAAGAGACTGGTTTTCCATTTCTTCCGCTTTCAGAGAAAGCAATTCAAAAGTCAAAAGAGGAACATTATAAGTCAAAAGAGGAACATTATAAGTCAAAAGAGGAACATCAATACACGGAGGTCCAGATCAAAGATGCCCTGAACCAGGCAACTATGGAGCTGCCGTATGGACCTTTCAAAGGAAGGAAAGTCACTATTTGGGAGATCATATACTCTGAATATATTACAGAGGAACAAAGAATCGAGTTGATTCGACAGTACAGAACTGGAACAGTGACTATTGAAAGAATGATTACCATCCTTGTCACAATGGTTGATGAAAAGGAGGCCAAGAAACAGGAAAAGGAACAGGCCAGCTTTGAAGGTCTTAGGTCATCTGTCACTGCCAGCTCCTTGTTTGAATCCAAAATAATTGATAAAGCTACATATGATCAGCTACAACAGGGTAAAAAGAAACCCAAAGAAATCAGTGACATTGACTCAGTCAGAAAGTACTTGCAAGGAACAGATGGACAGATC from Salvelinus sp. IW2-2015 linkage group LG31, ASM291031v2, whole genome shotgun sequence includes the following:
- the pleca gene encoding plectin a isoform X14, which produces MSMQPVYRTYSSDSEGSDRVFTEGYHYQGMLKATDGRKDERDRVQKKTFTKWVNKHLMKAQRHITDLYEDLRDGHSLISLLEVLSGETLPREKGRMRFHKLQNVQIALDFLKHRQVKLVNIRNDDIADGNPKLTLGLIWTIILHFQISDIQVNGQSDDMTAKEKLLLWSQRMVEGYHGMRCDNFTTSWRDGKLFNAVVHKHRPTLIDMSKVYRQTPVENLEQAFSVAERDLGVTRLLDPEDVDVPHPDEKSIITYVSSLYDVMPRVPDVQDGVKANELELRWQEYYELVTLLLQWIRHHIIVFEERKFPTSYEEIEVLWRQFLKFKETELPAKEADKNRSKHVYKSFEGAVQVGHVKVPPGYHPIDVEKEWGRLHVAILERERLLRTEFERLERLQRVVSKVQMESGVCEEQLNQVEGLLQMDVRLLNSGKPAMHTAEIETDLDKAEGMIRYLFNDVQLLKDGRHLQAEQMYRRVYRLHERLVNLRSEYNLRLKSGVTITQIPMSQMQTLQQAPMRVRPELDEVTLRYIQDLLAWVEENQRRVDQGEWGSDLPTVESQLGSHRGLHQSVEEFHAKIGRAKADESQLSPVTKGAYRDNLSKLELHYGKLLSSSKARLRSLDGLHAFVTAATKELMWLNDKEEEEVNYDWSERNTNMTAKKDNYSGLMKELEHREKRVNSVQVQGDKLLKEGHPAKTTVEAFTAALQTQWSWXLQLCCCVESHLKENTAYFQFFSDVKEAEEKMKKMQMTMXKKYTCNRNITVTXLEDLLQDAADEKEQLKEFKTHLDGLNRRAKTIVQLKPRNPATPVKGKLPVQAVCDFKQMELTVHRGEECALLDNSQPYKWKVQNPKGSKATVPSICFLVPPTNNDAVSGVSGLDTSHQNLLVLWQMLHVDMKSLMSWQYLMRDIHLITTWNITMFKTLRVEEYRLALRNLELHYQEFLRDSQDSQLFGADDRMQVESGYNKASQHYDGLLHSVEKGEQDESECRSYLTKIKDLCLKLEGCETRTVAHLRQPVDKEPLKACAQRTAEQKKVQSELEGLKKDLTNVAEETEEVLASPQQSSSAPVLRSELDITLKKMEHIYSLSSVYLDKLKTIDIVIRSTKGAEDTLKKYEARLRDVNKMPTDEKEVEKYHAQLKTMRGEAEDDQKTFDNLQVELKKASAVNERIKLVHSEHNTELEHYRQLVAGLEERWQVVFAQIDLRQQELDLLGRQMCAYHESYDWLIRWLGDAKQRQVKIQAVPIGDSKALMQQLAQEKKLLEEIEKNKDKVEECQKHARAYIDAVKDYELQVVTYKALVEPLASPLRKTKMECASDNIIQEYVTLRTRYSELMTLTSQYIKFITETQRRLEDEEKATEILKKEERKKLSEMQAELDKQRQLAEAHAKAIAKAEQEAQELKLKMKEEVSRREVVKVDSEKQKHNIQQQLHELKNLSEQEIQSKSQQVEEALYSHTKIEEEIHIIRIQLETTIKQKATAEAQVQQLRDMAAEAERLRKVTQEEAEKLRKQVNEETQKKRNAEEELKHRAEAEQEAAKQKQKALDEVQKFKMQAEEAERRMKQAEEEKQRQVMVAEEVAQKSAATELQTKRMSFNEKAVKLEASLKQEQDTVIQLQEQAERLKKQQEEANKAREEAEKELEKWRQKANEALRLRLQAEEDAHKKSQAQEEAEKQKEKAQQEAKKRAKAEEAALKQKEMAEKELEKQRKLAEGMAQQKLSAEQELIRLRADFDHGKQQRSLLDEELQRLKNEVNAAVKQRKELEDELAKVRCEMEVLLQMKSKAEKETMSTTEKSRNLLESEASKMRQLAEEATKLRSIAEDAKKQRQVAEDEAARQRGEAEKILKEKLAAINEATCLKTEAEIALKDKEAENERLRRKAEDEAYQRKILEDQAKQHKQDIDEKITQLKKTSDSELERQKKIVEETLKQRRVVEEEIRILKLNFEEASTGKLDLELELNKLKGIAEETHKNKVKAEEESEKLRKHALEEENKRKQAEEKVKKITAAEEEAARQCQAAQKEVERLKKIAADANKQKEDADKETEKQISLAXEAAQKCSAAEKRAQAVLVKQKEDNLSQGKLKEEFDKAKNLVQEAEKAKEKAEKEAALLRQKAEDAEKQKKAAEAEAAKQAKAQGDAERLRMEAEQEAAKQAEAEAAALKQKQQADAEMAKHKKLAEQTVKQKKQVEQELRKVKLRLDETDKQKSVLDEELQRQKDEVSNAVKQKAQVEDELFKIKVQMEELVKLKLRIENENQRLMSKDKDNSQKFLEEEAENMKKLAEDAARLSLEAQEAARERQITESKLEEQRALADKMLKEKMQAIQEATKLKAEAENLQKQKDKAQKQAQKLLEDKQQMQQRFEEETEGFQKSLEAERKRQHEATVEAEKLKLRVTQLSDAQSKAEEEAKKFKKQADEIRVRLQEKEQHASEKVIVEKLEVQRLQSSKESEDLRKAIADLQKENEKLQKEAADLQNTSKEMANAQQEQIKKEKVVLEQTFLTEKQLLLKKEKLIEEEKNKLEKQFEDEVKKAKDLRDEQDRQRKQMEQEKKKLHATLDAAVKRQKDAEEEMCNKQKEMQDLEKKRLEQDKLLGEENEXLREKLQQLSTLKKSATSHTKEMEMQTDEVPEDQLIAMTMVGTTKKVFDGSAVVDGEKKNKELPFSFDGIREKVPASRLHDIGILNKKDFDKLKKGKTTVKDLSKTEKVKTCLKGKNSVGGVLTPAKQKISVYQAMKENKLSPGAATMLLEAQAASGYXXDPVKNRMLXVDEAVKEELIGPELHNKMLSAEKAATGYKDPYTGDTISLFEAMKKGLIEQDQAFRLLDAQIATGGIIDPVNSHRVPLQTAYKQGQLDAEMSKTLSNPTDDSKLFIDPSSQERLTYQQLLEKCIPDAETGLLMLPITEKATQSDKTYTTEETKDVLTKANISVPFGRFQGKTVTIWEIINSEYFTEAQRKDLIRQYKTGKITVEKIIKIVISVVEDKEKRKEIVFDGLRIPVTAAELLESKILNKDLFNQLHNGKTTVKEISEMEPVKKALRGTHSIAGVIVESTNEKIPFYQAVKEQMLSPETALSLLEAQAGTGFVIDPVKNQKLTVDEAVKSGLVGPEMHEILMSAERAVNGYKDPYTGKNLSLFEAMLKDLIKKDQGIRLLEAQLATGGIIDPVKSYHIPHDVACKRGYFNDETNKTLSNNTDETKVFFDPNMWENASYVQLMKKCVTDKETGFPFLPLSEKAIQKSKEEHYKSKEEHYKSKEEHQYTEVQIKDALNQATMELPYGPFKGRKVTIWEIIYSEYITEEQRIELIRQYRTGTVTIERMITILVTMVDEKEAKKQEKEQASFEGLRSSVTASSLFESKIIDKATYDQLQQGKKKPKEISDIDSVRKYLQGTDGQIVGIYMGDSKDKVSIYQAMKKNILRQNTGLSLLKAQAATGFIIDPVKNQRYTVDDAVKAGVVGPEVHEKLLSAEKAVTGYRDPYTGNTISLFQAMKKELVLREHAIPLLEAQVATGGIIDPVSSHCVPNDVAFQRGYFNKQMAKTFTDPSEDIKAFTDPNNNESSTYKQLQEKCIRDPDTGLCFLPLSKAEAQSPVEKSYVFTEEQAQTDLTNTQVDIPHQSYAGKVMTLWDVMGSNLLPEEEKLRLLEQYRLGQITKERMIIIVIEIIEQREILKGEQSMSCDVIRRRVTIEELYSSRIIDLQTYNMLKQEKKTIREVMEMPSVKQYLFGTGSIAGILSDSPSKVSIYQAMKRGLIKPDFAISLLEAQAATGFIIDPVKEELLTVDEAVRKGLVGPEIHDKLLSAERAVTGYKDPYSGKVISLFQAMKKDLVPEDYALRLLEAQASTGGLMDPEYYFHLPTDVAMQRGYINKETHDRITDPNSDVQGYVDPTTEERQTYAQLLKRCKADKESGLRLLSLADRRLLFKGLRKQITLDELLRSQIIDQKTYNDLIEGLISVEEVSKDVKKYLVGTSCIAGVYVESSKDRLSIYQAMKKNMIRPGTAFELLEAQAATGYIIDPIKNLKLNVGEAVKMGVVGSEFKDKLISAERAVTGYKDPYSGKTISLFQAMKKGLILKDHGIRLLEAQIATGGIIDPEESHRLPVEMAYTRGLFDEEMNGILTDPSDDTKGFFDPNTEENLTYLQLMERCLIDPETGLALLLLKEKKREKKTSSKSSVRKRRVVIVDPETGKEMSVYEAYHKGLIDHQTYTELAEQECEWEEITISSSDGVVKSMIIDRRSGRQYDIDDAITKGLIDQSALDQYRAGTLSITEFADMLSGNITGTRSRSSSFGSTSSYSSSPAPSIKPPATIWNDPTEETVPVAGILDTDTLEKVSVTEAMHRNLVDNITGQRLLEAQACVGGIIDPNTGEKFSVSDAMNMGLVDKIMVDRINLAQKAFNGFEDPRTKKKMSAAQALKKGWLYYEAGQRFLEVQYLTGGLIEPEVTGRVPLDVAINKGTLDARTAQKLRDVSGYSKYLTCPKTKLKISYKDAIDRSMIEEGSGLRLLEASSQSSKGLYSPYSVSGSGSASGSRPDSRTGSRSGSRRGSFDATGSGFSTNFSSSSFSSTSYGRRYNAGLQSGLSMDELAQALTSLAMGRNCSSKERIFTTLQPNYSPVA